The following coding sequences are from one Saccopteryx bilineata isolate mSacBil1 chromosome 3, mSacBil1_pri_phased_curated, whole genome shotgun sequence window:
- the LOC136328948 gene encoding collagen alpha-1(I) chain-like produces MSMEGLGQSPVRLVVTGETSPAFFILVKMRSRAHQDGTVAILGRRGSLGAATCLHLGIVGLPGTGVAAGAATVQPKPMPVMAQRTQRCVPASPSALPHIFLCHVTCRGTWRRSLGVRQPAPPSQGANSGSAAPGLPSAASEESGSQSHGAATLGGKQAALGQFELREPIDPGLVFLGVHRRATPPHAPKEPGGGGLSVQPALEMGGGVCVFVCEHVGAHPEAETLWVSQPSGEPSSNMRAEETETGASLARDRAWGPTQPGLRSSERKAATGPSPELGAKIEAEMRVPQAMPLRTGEQTAQPEEAAWETGGISDPGAVTATGPKGLSPPFEKPWCGVSESERLGSAGSPVGEAACLSPPPSPALGLLLLLLPAPPRPRLGSRPPPPLEGEKRREERGRREEQRGGGRRGSGGRRRRRRARRWRRPRRSERGAGEPAAQAAAPRPGRARAPCITRSPGIRTPLASEGLQPAGGWEGGPARADGGAPGGVRLGLRLAGGGGGRRSPSSGRAPGSAAGDEGRSWESATRRIKSPPAEQLLPGKAADKPLRTLGRPCALSAQSSKIRRRARVGPQPQRVEAAGPPRPLPSLKASRSRLEGWDAVRAASPGSRELWAGQALSPPGPRGPLGRTERISGLPREAAAQGGCEEVEGGSRSLRPRAPPAPAARADARAGSPEADVARVRGSRSAPRQALRPPSSLARGSSALLSDLLRLDLGERVLARKPWSPGAWAAGAGPRNRRECAKAVRGYAGGSGAGGSGGEFAASNPTILEKNAGRRRSHVAEPSQSLVHRLRALAGLGGGVCEMGARVTLSEPFRSRPSSRDPTCWARNVLGLRRPGRPGPEADRRLRTRRGVRQEAARAGPSEGPGRGTLSWRSCPLAGECEPAPPPGAGPGAPGMPGTWAWAAGAGLRWRKAEGGALPRTAGRGRARPPAALPAPSVSFAAGGARHILGSPGLLGGSSSRPPRPFARRSA; encoded by the exons ATGTCCATGGAGGGGCTGGGCCAGTCCCCTGTCCGCTTGGTCGTCACAGGAGAAACAAGCCCTGCTTTCTTCATTCTGGTGAAGATGCGCTCCCGTGCGCATCAGGACGGCACCGTGGCCATCCTGGGGAGGCGGGGTTCCTTGGGGGCAGCCACGTGTTTGCACCTAGGCATCGTTGGACTGCCTGGCACTGGTGTGGCCGCAGGAGCA GCCACCGTGCAGCCAAAGCCTATGCCAGTGATGGCCCAGAG GACCCAGCGCTGCGTCCCCGCCAGCCCCAGCGCCCTCCCTCACATCTTCCTTTGTCACGTCACATGTCGAGGCACCTGGAGAAGGTCCCTGGGCGTGCGGCAGCCGGCACCCCCTTCCCAAGGCGCCAACAGCGGTTCCGCTGCCCCCGGGCTGCCGTCGGCTGCCTCTGAGGAGAGCGGGTCTCAGTCACACG GGGCGGCCACGCTGGGGGGCAAGCAGGCAGCACTTGGACAGTTCGAGCTGCGTGAGCCCATTGACCCAGGACTTGTGTTCCTGGGTGTGCACCGTAGAGCAACGCCTCCCCACGCACCCAAggagcccggggggggggggctgtccgtGCAGCCTGCTCTGGAGATG GGTGGTGGTGTCTGCGTGTTTGTGTGTGAACACGTGGGTGCGCACCCAGAGGCTGAGACCCTGTGGGTCTCACAGCCCAGCGGTGAACCCAGCTCCAACATGAGAGCAGAGGAGACAGAAACGGGTGCCAGCCTGGCCCGGGACAGGGCATGGGGG CCGACTCAGCCAGGCCTCCGCTCATCAGAGAGGAAGGCAGCCACTGGGCCCAGCCCTGAGCTAGGGGCCAAAATAGAGGCTGAAATGAGGGTGCCCCAGGCCATGCCCCTGAGAACTGGGGAGCAGACAGCACAGCcagaagaggctgcctgggaaaCGGG GGGGATCTCAGACCCCGGGGCTGTCACCGCGACGGGCCCCAAGGGCCTCAGCCCACCCTTTGAGAAGCCCTGGTGTGGAG TTTCAGAGAGCGAGAGATTGGGGAGCGCCGGCAGCCCGGTGGGGGAAGCagcctgcctctctcctcctccttctccggccctcggcctcctcctcctcctcctgcccgcgccgccccgcccccggctcggctcgcgcccccccccccccctggaaGGGGAAAAAAGGCGAGAAGAGCGGGGCAGGCGAGAGGAGCAGCGCGGCGGCGGCCGGAGAGGGAGCGGCGGGcgcaggcggcggcggcgggcgcggCGTTGGCGGCGGCCCCGGCGGAGCGAGCGCGGAGCCGGCGAGCCGGCAGCACAGGCGGCTGCGCCGCGTCCTGGCCGGGCCCGCGCGCCCTGCATCACCCGCAGCCCGGGCATCCGGACCCCCCTGGCGTCCGAGGGGCTTCAGCCGGcggggggatgggagggggggcCCGCTCGCGCTGACGGGGGCGCTCCGGGGGGCGTCCGGCTAGGCCTTCGTTTGGccgggggcggcggcggcaggAGGAGCCCCTCCTCCGGTCGGGCACCCGGCTCGGCCGCCGGCGACGAGGGGCGCTCCTGGGAATCTGCAACTCGCCGGATCAAGTCTCCGCCAGCGGAGCAGCTGCTGCCGGGGAAG GCCGCGGATAAGCCGCTTCGAACTTTGGGTCGGCCCTGCGCCCTCTCCGCGCAAAGCAGCAAGATCAGGCGCCGGGCGCGCGTGGGTCCCCAGCCTCAGCGGGTAGAGGCCGCTGGCCCTCCGCGGCCACTGCCCTCGCTGAAAGCCTCTCGGAGCCGCCTCGAAGGATGGGACGCGGTCCGCGCCGCCTCCCCGGGGAGCCGAGAGCTCTGGGCTGGCCAGGCGCTCTCTCCCCCTGGTCCCCGCGGCCCCTTGGGCCGGACAGAGCGCATCTCCGGCCTGCCTCGGGAGGCGGCGGC CCAAGGAGGCTgcgaggaggtggagggagggagccGCTCCCTCCGACCGCGGGCG CCCCCAGCGCCCGCCGCCCGCGCCGACGCTCGCGCCGGGTCCCCGGAGGCGGACGTTGCGCGCGTTCGGGGATCCCGGAGCGCTCCGCGCCAGGCCCTGCGCCCTCCCTCCTCGCTCGCCCGCGGTTCCTCCGCGCTGCTTTCAGACTTGTTGCGCCTGGATCTGGGGGAGCGGGTGTTGGCTCGGAAGCCCTGGAGCCCTGGAGCTTGGGCGGCGGGGGCAGGGCCCCGAAACCGGCGAGAATGCGCCAAGGCGGTGCGCGGCTACGCGGGCGGGAGCGGCGCTGGGGGCTCGGGCGGGGAGTTTGCCGCCTCCAACCCTACAATCCTGGAGAAGAAT GCGGGGAGGAGACGCAGCCACGTTGCCGAGCCCTCCCAGTCCCTGGTCCACAGGCTCCGGGCCCTCGCGGGTCTCGGCGGTGGCGTCTGCGAAATGGGGGCGCGGGTTACTCTCTCGGAGCCCTTCCGGTCCAGGCCCTCGTCCCGTGACCCAACGTGCTGGGCCCGCAACGTACTGGGTCTGCGGCGTCCGGGCCGGCCAGGTCCCGAGGCAGATCGGCGCCTGCGGACGCGCCGCGGGGTCCGGCAAGAGGCGGCCCGGGCAGGGCCCAGCGAGGGGCCAGGGCGCGGCACCCTCTCTTGGCGCTCTTGCCCCCTAGCTGGCGAGTGTGAACCGGCTCCGCCTCCCGGCGCGGGTCCTGGGGCCCCGGGGATGCCTGGGACCTGGGCCTGGGCGGCCGGCGCGGGGCTGCGGTGGCGGAAGGCGGAGGGCGGCGCACTGCCTCGGACGGCCGGGAGAGGGCGAGCGCGCCCACCCGCCGCCCTGCCCGCCCCTTCCGTCTCCTTCGCGGCCGGTGGCGCCCGCCACATCCTGGGCAGTCCCGGGCTGCTTGGCGGTTCCTCCTCTCGCCCGCCAAGGCCGTTCGCTCGCCGCTCAGCCTGA